A window of Sphingomonas astaxanthinifaciens DSM 22298 genomic DNA:
GTCGAGGTGCTCTACGACGACCGCGACGAGCGCGGCGGGGCCAAGCTTGCGGGCATGGACCTGATGGGAATCCCGAAGCAGCTGATCCTCGGGCCCCGCGGGCTCGCCGCCGGGACGGTCGAGCTCAAGGACCGCCGGACCGGCGAGAAGGAAGAGATTTCGATCGAGAGCGCGCTCGCGAGGCTCACCGCATGATCCTCAACCGCTACGAGCGGATCATCGCCAAGCGCTATCTCCTCCCCGGCAAGGGCGAGGGCGAGCGCTTCATCTTCCTCGTCTCGATGATCAGCCTCGGCGCGGTCGCGCTCGGCGTTGCCGCGCTGATCATCGTGATGAGCGTGATGAACGGCTTCCGCGCCGAGCTGTTCGAGAAGACCGCGGGCCTCAACGGCCATGCGATCCTGACCGGCTATGACGGGCGCATCACCGGCTGGCAGCAGGTCGCCGCCGCCGCGGCCAAGGTGCCCGGGGTGACCTCGGCGCTGCCGCTGATCGAGCAGCCGCTCATGGCCAGCGCCAATGGCCGGGTCGAGGGCGTGCTGGTGCGCGGCATGCGGGTCCAGGACATTACCGGCAATCCGGTGCTGACCGGCGGGGTCAAGAGCGGGAGCCTGTCGAACCTCAAGCCCGGCTGCAACTGTGTCGCCATCGGCACCCGGCTCGCCGCCCAGCTTGGCACCTTTCCCGGCGCCGAGATCAGCCTGATCAGCCCGGAAGGGCGCGACACCCCGATCGGGACCGTGCCGCGGATCGTCAGCTACACCGTCGCCGCGACCTTCGAGGTCGGCGTCTACGATTACGACAATGCCTTCGTCATCATGCCGATGGAGGAAGCGCAGACCTACATGATGCTCGGCGACGCGGTCTCGAACATCGAGCTCAAGGTCACCGATCCCGACAAGGTCGACCGGCAGATGCCCGCGCTCCGCCAGATCATCGCCGGGCGCGGCGAGGCGACCGACTGGCGCGGCATGAATGCCGCCATCTTCGAGGCCCTCGAGGTCGAGCGGGTGGCGATGTTCGTGGTCCTCAGCCTCATCATCCTCGTCGCGGTGTTCAACATCCTCTCCTCGCTGATCATGCTGGTCCGCGCCAAGACCCGCGACATCGCGATCTTGCGGACCATGGGCGCGAGCCGGAAGGGCATGATGAAGGTGTTCGTGACGGTGGGGACGACCATCGGCACCCTGGGCATCCTCCTCGGGCTGATCCTCGGCGCGGTGTTCCTGTTCTTCCGCCAGCCGCTGGTGAACGCGATCCAGTGGCTGACCGGCCAGAATTTGTGGGACCCGAGCGTGCGCTTCCTCTCCGAACTGCCGAGCAAGACCGATCCGGTCGAGGTGACCGTGATCGTGCTGACCGCCTTCGTGCTCAGTTTCCTCTCGACGCTCTACCCGGCGTGGAAGGCGGCGAGCACTGACCCCGTGCAGGTGCTGCGTTATGAGTGAGGCGGTTCTCGAGACGCGCGGCCTGCGCCGCGCCTTCACCCAGGGCGACACCACCATCGAGGTGCTGCGCGGGGTCGATCTCGCGGTCCAGCCGGGCGAGATCGTCGCGCTCTT
This region includes:
- a CDS encoding lipoprotein-releasing ABC transporter permease subunit; this encodes MILNRYERIIAKRYLLPGKGEGERFIFLVSMISLGAVALGVAALIIVMSVMNGFRAELFEKTAGLNGHAILTGYDGRITGWQQVAAAAAKVPGVTSALPLIEQPLMASANGRVEGVLVRGMRVQDITGNPVLTGGVKSGSLSNLKPGCNCVAIGTRLAAQLGTFPGAEISLISPEGRDTPIGTVPRIVSYTVAATFEVGVYDYDNAFVIMPMEEAQTYMMLGDAVSNIELKVTDPDKVDRQMPALRQIIAGRGEATDWRGMNAAIFEALEVERVAMFVVLSLIILVAVFNILSSLIMLVRAKTRDIAILRTMGASRKGMMKVFVTVGTTIGTLGILLGLILGAVFLFFRQPLVNAIQWLTGQNLWDPSVRFLSELPSKTDPVEVTVIVLTAFVLSFLSTLYPAWKAASTDPVQVLRYE